DNA sequence from the Nitrospirota bacterium genome:
CCTGACAGCCGGCAGGCTTCCGTCAAATGCTATCAGGACATTCATCTTTTCCTTGAGTGAAATGCTGTCAGGCACTGTCAGAACAGGGGTAACTACATTACTTAGTATCCTCTCAACAGAATCACCCGGAGTCTGTGCCGTTTCAAAATCAAAGTGTGTAGATATCCCCATCACCATTAAATCATAGAATATCGAGTCCTGAATAATCTGCTCACTTGGAGACCCCTGAAGTTCAGATTCACGGTGGGCAACGCCCTCCCGCTGGCATTTCTCCCTGAAGTTACCCAGTAATGCCTTAATATGTTCACGGGCCTTTTCTTCTTTGGTCTTCTCCAGTTTCTCTGCATAGTAAATCCCGCCAAGAGGTGTCGGCCCGATGGATTTCTTGATTCCAGGGGTATCCAGCACTACGACACCAGTGACTTCAGCGTTCCGTTTTTTTGCCAGAAAACAACCATACTCCAAAGCAGCTGCTGCATAAGGTGAAGGGTCATAAGGAATCAGGATTCGCCGTAGCATTGTTTCTCCTTTTCGGTTACATACTTTTATTGAAATCAGGATGTTCAGGGATTCATTTTCACCGCAATAATAGCAGGATAGGATTTAGCAGTCAAGATTAAGTCAACAGTCAATATTTCGTTGACTTGAACAGTACTATTAATGTATATATATAAAACCTCGGAGGGGTAATGAACTAATGGAGGCAGTTGTGAAGAGATTTGCAGCTTATGTAATTTTTACGGCTTTGATACTTATATCATCATCCAGTCTTGCCCTGGCCGGTGAATTTGAAATGCACAGCATGGGACACTTCAGTGCAATGACAATAATCCCATTTGCCCTTCTCCTCGGTTCGATAGCGGTAATGCCATTTATAAACAGACACTGGTGGGAAAAAAATTATCACCTCGTCTCTTTTGGACTGGGATTATTGGTGATATTATATTATCTCATTTATATACGTGCCTCAAATGGCTTTGCCGACATCTCAGGGGAAACGTCATATGGACTTCACAAGCTCATTCATACCGGTGTTGAATATTTCAGCTTTATAGCGCTTATCGGCTCTCTCTTTGTTGTCTCTGGCGGAATCTATATAAAGCTTAACAATAAATCAACCCCCCTTATAAACACTGTCATACTTTTTATAGGCGCTATAGTTGCCAATTTCCTTGGTACTACCGGCGCCTCAGTGCTCCTCATAAGGCCA
Encoded proteins:
- a CDS encoding universal stress protein gives rise to the protein MLRRILIPYDPSPYAAAALEYGCFLAKKRNAEVTGVVVLDTPGIKKSIGPTPLGGIYYAEKLEKTKEEKAREHIKALLGNFREKCQREGVAHRESELQGSPSEQIIQDSIFYDLMVMGISTHFDFETAQTPGDSVERILSNVVTPVLTVPDSISLKEKMNVLIAFDGSLPAVRAMKGFVHLFDTAVFETDITLLMSGIDEDIAKFYLDGATAYLNAHSFSSVKVEQISQDIIEAMEERYLQWADMVVLGVHSKKGLLDFMIGSLSRHLIRSGNKPLLFGQ